The genomic DNA AGCAGGTGCTGGAGCCCGAGGATGAGAAAACTCTGGGAGGTGTGTGTGAGTTGATCGCCCGGCATGCATCTGCCCCCGTGATTCGTGACGAGACGTTTTTCGGGAAACCATGTCGCCCTGCCTCGGCGTTTCTGACGATCCAGGCTCTGTTACAGGAAGCTGGCGCGGATGTGTCTGAGATTTCGCCTTCGACAGATTTGAGTGAGTATTCTTATCAGTATGGCCGGACCTTCCTTTATAAAGTTGCCAATCTGTCGCCGGGGACTCTCCCCCGACCTGAGATTCTGAATGGGGATTCGTATCGAGGGGCCGATCTGAGCCTGCTCTGGATGACGGGGACGCTGCCTTTCGCGTTGATGTTTTCTCTGGGGATCGGGAGTCCCTGGTTCCTGTTAATTCCCGGAGTGTTTTTCCTGATGTATCTGCTGTTTCGCTGGGAACTTCAGCTGCTGGGAGGCAAACAGTTGAAATTTGGTGAACTGAAAACTTTTCGTGATCTGGCGGAACTGATGGCAGCCGAGGCACCGGTAGTGCGGGTGTGATTAAGGAAACTCAGATGGAAGTGACAGAGTGTATCGAACGCGTGCCGGCGACGCCGGAGTATGTGCTGGACGTGCTGCAGGACTGGTATCGGACTGAATATTATTGCGAGTATGGTCGCTTTCCGCAGACGGAGTTTCAGTTTGAGACGACGGTGGATGACTGGGATTGTGAGCTGGGCTATGAATTTTACAGCTGGAAGGATCTGGCCCGATATCTAAATACGATGTGGCGACTGGAACTCGGCCAGCAGGTGTGGAAGGAAGTGCTGTACCCAGAAGAAGATCAGACATTGCGGGGTGTGTGTGAGTTGATTGCCCGGCATGTGACGGTGCCGGTGATCCGGGAAGAGACGTATTTCGGGAAGCCGTGCCGCCCTGCTTCGGCGTTTCAGGCGATTCGGGGACTGTTGGAGGCGGACGGCGTTGATGTGTCAGACGTCGGTCCTGCGACGGATCTGGGGCCCTATCTGAAAACGCATTTTAGCGCGCTGGTCGGCTCCCTGCTCTTACTGGTACCGGGGCGACTGCCCGGGGTGCGCGTGGTGCGTACGACGCTGCAAAGGGTGCTGAATCGAATCATCTTCTGTTTGATTGGGCTGTGGGTGGCTGGGATACCGCTGGCGTGTGTGGAGCCGCGGGTGTTGTATCTGTTTTTGATCCTGGTTCCCCTTTATCTGGTGGTGCACTTCATTGCTTATCGACTGCGACCAGCCCGCATTGAGCTGGGGGAACTGCAGACATTTCGGGAACTGGCGGAACTGGTGGCGGGGACTACCTGAGTGATAGAGCGATGTCAGATCAATACCTGATCACTGTGGGGCGAGCCCAAAGTACCACCCGGGTAGCGTAATCAATGTGCAAAAAAGAGCAGGAACTGGTCTCACCGGGGCTGACGCTCTGCGGCTCATGGTTTTCACTGCTGCACTGCAGTGGTATCTGGTTTTCAGCTACGTGTGATGGGGGACATTTCGTATCATTGGCTGCTGAGTGAGGTGACGACGTTGGTTGGCGGGACTTTGGGTTGGTGCGTTGTCCTTCCCGTTGCATGAATGCACTGACCGTTTCCTGTGGTCTGCGACCACCCCGAATTGCATTCGGGGTCACCCTGTTTTATGTATCAGGCCTGTTTTACAGAGAGCTGTTCCGGTAAGGGAGACGGGCTCTGCTGCTGACTGCGATAATGGCGAATGGCAAAGGAATGGTGTTGGTCATGAAAGTGATCCTGATGTTGTTGAGCTGGTTCATTCTCGATCCGTTCTGCCGAATGAGGCTGTTGGTGGTGATGATCAATAGAAATGATTTTGTGGAACGACAGGTGGGCGTCAAGAGGGAATTGTGCTTTGAGTACTTCGGGAAATGCAGTGAGTATTCAGTGAGTTGCCTGCGAAACAGGTTGAATGTGCTCCGAAATGATTTGAAATCATACGAGACAGGGCGAACCGATGCGGGTTGTTCCGGTGAAAAACTGGAAAAATCGACGGTGATTCAGGTGAACTCCGGGCACTTAAGCGTCGTGTTCCAGTGCACGCATCGTCCGCCTCGCGCGCGAAGCACAATTGCAACACTTTACGATTCGGAGAGTGACGATCAAGTGCAATCTGAGCATGTACCGGTGAGCCAGGTTCAGTGATAAAAATGATTGACGAAGTAGAACAGGCGGTTTGTGATTGACGAGATAATTTAATCCGGATTCGGGCCGACTGCGTTGATGCTAAAGGGAAGTCAGAAAATGAACCGGTTTCTATTCCTGATGTGGCGCGAAGCTCACTTTGGCAGTGCTGTTCTGATATGATAATTACTGAATGAAAATATACGTTTGAGTAGCCGATGTGATTCGGCGGGAGAGAGTTTCATGCAAAAAGAAGATGTGGCTTATATTGGTTGTCGACTGGTGGGGCTGTTCTATGCAATGAAGGCGCTGGAGACGGTGGCATCGTTCGTGATGATGATTGTGGCCTTCAGAGCGGGGGCTGAATTTCCGGCATCGAAGGCGGCGATGTTTTATATGCAACTGATGCCGTTCACGTTTTATACGATTGCGGCCTGCATGCTCTGGTTTGGAGCCGGGACAATTGTCAAATATCTGCTGCCGGAGTGTGATACTAAAGCTTCCTCCTCCAAACCAACTGTCGAGCAGATTCAATCGGTGCTGTTTTCCGCAGTGGGGCTGCTGGTGCTGACCTGGGGAATCACAGATTTAGGGAACGTACTGTTTCAACTGTTTCAGTTGAAAAAAGCCAGCAATTATGCCGTGATTTCCACGACGCTGCAGGCCCAGTGTGTGGCGGTGGCCTGCCGGCTGTTGCTGGGGTTCTTACTGGTGTTTGGTTCGCGTGGATTGAGCGGTCTGTTGACACGGCTGAGGCAGCCTGAGCTCAGGTGAAAGTCACTGTTCGTATTACGCAGAGTTTTCATGGCCGAAATCAGCAGCGACGATAGATGTAATCTGATCCGAAATTTCCGTTGAACCCCAAAGTGGTATTGGTCTGTTGTTAATTCGGATTAAAATGTCCCGTAGTAAATGTTATCGTGAGAACCCCGATTGTGAGTATGTGTGAGGTTGCGTACTGATGAGATGATTTTGATTCTCATCCAGAGAGTGTCCCAGTTTGTTTTAATCACGATCCTGTTGGGAGTGAGGTGCTTGTGCAGCGGTCATCAGAAACCTTACCTGAGGTCAGGTTGATCCTGGAACTGATCAGCAAAGGGCACTCCCTCACAGATACTCTGACGACACTGGTCGAATATCTGGAATCGAAGTGCGAGGACATGGTCTGTTCGATTCTGCTGGTGGATGAAGAAAACCGACTGCGCAACGGCGCTACGCTGCATCTGCCGGAGGAGTATGTCCGACTGACCGATGGGGTACTAATAGGTCCGGAGGTGGGTTCGTGTGGTGCGGCTGCCTATCACAACAGGCAGGTTGTGGTGAAGGATATTGAGACGGACCCTCTCTGGAAAGACTATAAAGACCTGGCTTTGAAACATGATCTGCGCGCCTGCTGGTCGACCCCGATTCGTTCTTCGACGGGAGCCGTATTGGGAACGTTTGCGATTTATTATCACAAACCGGGGGAGCCGACCGATTATCACCGGCATCTGATCGAACAGGCGGTTTACCTGGCAGCGATTGCGATCGAGCATGTCCGGATTGAAGCAGACTTACAGAAAAGCGAACAGGAGTCTCATCGGCTGCGGCAGCATCTGCAGGAGGCGATCGAATCGTTGACCGAGGGTATCGTAATTTATGATTCGGATGATCGGCTGGTGATGTGTAATTCGAAGTACCTGGAGATCTATAGTGAGAGTCGGGATATCCTGGTGCCTGGACAGCGTTTCGAGGATCACATCCGGATTTCAGCCTACCGGGGACAGGTAGCTGATGCGGTCGGCCGGGAAGAAGAATGGATTAAGGAACGAATATGCCAGCACCAGAATCCTGCAGGCAGTTTTCGCCAGAAATTGTGCAATGGGCGCTGGCTAAAGATTTCCGAACAGAGGACGGCAGAAGGAGGCATCTCTGGAGTTCGGACTGATATTACCCAGCAGGTGCTGTATGAAGAGAAATTGCGGAAATCGATTCACCTGATCGAGACTATCCGCAAGCTGCTGTCACAATACATCTCTGATACGAATCCGGATAAGGTGTTTGACGATCTGTTGCAGACGTTTTTAAATATCACAGAAAGTGAGTCCGGTTTTTTTGGAGAAGTCCGTCAAACAAAAGCGGGGATGTATGAACTGATTCCCCGGGCAAGCTGTTATCGCGCATCACTGACTGCTGACTGGGATTGTGCGGAAGTCGAGAAGAATCGGACCCGGAAATTCTTTGAACAGCAGGGATTGTTTGAACGGATCATAACAGACAAAGAGTCGCTGATTGTTAACGATATTCAGAGGGCTTACGAGGGTGACACTACGGCAGCGGGTAGATCTGATGTCGGTGTGATTAAATCGTTTCTGGTGCTCCCCGTTTTCTCCCAGGGAGAACTTTCAGGTGTAGCGGGAATCGCAAATTGTCCGTCTGGTTATGACGCAACTCTGATTGAGTTTATCAAACCACTGCTGGCTGCTGCGGGGACGCTGCTCACCGATTATCGGAATGAAGTCAGGCGACAGGAGAATGAACGGGCGCTGCAAATCTCGGAAGAGCGATTTTCCAAAATCTTTCGACTCAACCCGATTGCCAAGGGAATTCTGAGTCTGTCGACAGGCTCTGTAATCGATGTCAACGAATCATTCCTGACGACCACGCGTTATCAACGCGAAGAGGTGGTTGGGAAAACGATCCATGAACTGCAGTTCTTTCCCGATGCCAGTTACTGGGAAGAGATCATTCAGAGTGTGTGTGAAAACGGGCACGTCTATGAGCAGGAAATAGTAGCACTCATCAATGGTGGTGAAAAAAGGATCATGGACTGTTCCGCCTGGATTATTGAAAGTGACGATGAACCGCTGTTGCTGTTAATGATCAAGGATCTGACGGAACAGCGACAGACCGAAGAACAAAATCGGCAGATGCAGATTCAACTGCAACACAGCCAGAAAATCAAAGCGATCGGACAACTGGCAGCGGGAGTGGCGCACGAGTTTAATAATATTCTGGTTGGGATCAATTTGAATGCAGAGCTCATGTTGCTGACGCCTGAGGAACAGATTCGGGAAGACTTTCGGGAACCCTTGCGGGAAATTCAAAAGTCAGGCGAACGTGCTGCAGAGCTCGTCAAACAACTGCTGGCTTTCGGACGAAAGAAAGCCCCGAATACTTCCTGGTTTGATGTAAATGCACTGATCATGAATCATCGTGCCATGATTCAACGGATCCTGGGAGGTTCCGTTAAACTGATCCTGGATCTGTCACCCATGGCTGGGATGGTCTGGGCGGATGAAGCCGAGATCGAGCAGGCGTTGATGAATCTGGTCGTCAATGCGCGAGACGCGGTGGCTTCAGGCGGCGAGCTTATTTTAGGAACACAGAATGTGAATCTCACCGCAGCTCAGATGGCTGATCAGAATGGATGTCTGCCTGGAAGTTATACGCTCCTGACTGTGGCGGATACTGGTTGTGGGATGACACCCGAAGTTCTGGAGCGAATTTTTGAACCGTTTTTCACAACCAAGCCTGCAGCGGAAGGAACCGGACTGGGGTTATCCACCGTGCAGCGGAATCTGTCTGACAATGGTGGATTTATATCGGTGGATAGCCAACCGGAAGAAGGGACTCAATTTCGGGTCTACTTACCGCAGGATCAACGCATCAAGGCAACCGAAACCAGGCAGACCGAAACTCCCACGAACAATAAGCAGATGGCCGGTGGTTCGGAAACAATTCTGGTCTGCGATGACGAACCGATTGTGCTGTCGACGATATCAGCACTATTGAGTCGACTGGGGTATAAGGTGCTCCGAGCACTGGGGCCGGTGGAGGCGCTGAAAACTGTCGAAACGCATACCGAAGCGATATCGCTTTTATGTACCGACTTTAACATGCCTCAGATCAATGGCGTGGAACTGGCGCAGCGATTGACGGGGATGCGTCCCGGCTTGAAGGTGGTCTATTTATCGGGGATTGCAGAGAAGATCCCGGCTTCCGCGCTGACTGGTGGCAGCCTGGTCATCCAGAAGCCAGCCAACCTGGGAGAACTATCGGTCGTCATCCGACAGGTTCTGGATGAGGGGGCAAACCAGAAGGTCTGAATCAGCTTCGGAAGCATAAGATCTGAGAGGGATGACTTTGAAACGTTTCTTTATAATGTTCTTTCTGTATGCTGCCTGTGATTCTGTTGCGATAGCGCAGACCCCCTCGGAGTATTCTGATTGGACTGTGAATTCCGACCAGATGCCTCGTTTGCAAGAAATTGAACGTGGTGCTCCCTATTCGCTGACATTTCGTCTGGGGCATATCATTTTTACTTATGATCCAGATGCCAGAATGCGCAAGGGACTGGATAAGCAGCCCGTGGCGCTGGAATCGATGGTGCGGGTAGGGAAGGCGGTCAAGGTTTCTGAGCCGGATGCCGCATTTCGAGCGCTGGTCCATCAGCAACTGGGGCAGAAGCAGACATTTCAGTTCCAAAAAGCGCAGTTGACCAACTGGCTGGATGTGGGATCTGAGTGGGAGGTATCCTGGAAAATGTTTCCGCTCTATGGAGGCCTGGCGGAAGGTCCTGAGCAAATTCCGGTGCTGGTAGATTCGCAAGGTGCCTTGATTCCGCATGACCGTTATTTGATCGATTCGATACCGTTATTGTTGCCGAAACCGGAGATCGATCCTGAACAGAATCCCCGGTACCGGAAAACCGAGCGTCCCCGGATCTGGCCTTGTGCAAAGCTGAAGCTGGAAGCAGCAGATATCAGGCCCGAAAAAAGACTGGATTCAGATGAAATCGAGAAACGGGCGCGGCAGGCTTTTGATGACATGATCGACCGGCTGCATGAGGTCAGCAAGGCGGAGTCGTTTCAGTTTCGGTTTGTGAATCTGCAGAGAGCGCGGTTGCCCTGGAGTCTTAACTCTGAGGGGCAGATTGAGTACTTACACGTCTGGGCAGTTAATTTTCAGGAGGTACGGACA from Gimesia sp. includes the following:
- a CDS encoding GAF domain-containing protein; translated protein: MQRSSETLPEVRLILELISKGHSLTDTLTTLVEYLESKCEDMVCSILLVDEENRLRNGATLHLPEEYVRLTDGVLIGPEVGSCGAAAYHNRQVVVKDIETDPLWKDYKDLALKHDLRACWSTPIRSSTGAVLGTFAIYYHKPGEPTDYHRHLIEQAVYLAAIAIEHVRIEADLQKSEQESHRLRQHLQEAIESLTEGIVIYDSDDRLVMCNSKYLEIYSESRDILVPGQRFEDHIRISAYRGQVADAVGREEEWIKERICQHQNPAGSFRQKLCNGRWLKISEQRTAEGGISGVRTDITQQVLYEEKLRKSIHLIETIRKLLSQYISDTNPDKVFDDLLQTFLNITESESGFFGEVRQTKAGMYELIPRASCYRASLTADWDCAEVEKNRTRKFFEQQGLFERIITDKESLIVNDIQRAYEGDTTAAGRSDVGVIKSFLVLPVFSQGELSGVAGIANCPSGYDATLIEFIKPLLAAAGTLLTDYRNEVRRQENERALQISEERFSKIFRLNPIAKGILSLSTGSVIDVNESFLTTTRYQREEVVGKTIHELQFFPDASYWEEIIQSVCENGHVYEQEIVALINGGEKRIMDCSAWIIESDDEPLLLLMIKDLTEQRQTEEQNRQMQIQLQHSQKIKAIGQLAAGVAHEFNNILVGINLNAELMLLTPEEQIREDFREPLREIQKSGERAAELVKQLLAFGRKKAPNTSWFDVNALIMNHRAMIQRILGGSVKLILDLSPMAGMVWADEAEIEQALMNLVVNARDAVASGGELILGTQNVNLTAAQMADQNGCLPGSYTLLTVADTGCGMTPEVLERIFEPFFTTKPAAEGTGLGLSTVQRNLSDNGGFISVDSQPEEGTQFRVYLPQDQRIKATETRQTETPTNNKQMAGGSETILVCDDEPIVLSTISALLSRLGYKVLRALGPVEALKTVETHTEAISLLCTDFNMPQINGVELAQRLTGMRPGLKVVYLSGIAEKIPASALTGGSLVIQKPANLGELSVVIRQVLDEGANQKV